The Haliotis asinina isolate JCU_RB_2024 chromosome 3, JCU_Hal_asi_v2, whole genome shotgun sequence genome segment TACATAAGCATTTTTCTCAGAACAAGTAAAACTGACGTTTACAGAGACGGTAGAACTGTTTTGATTTCTGTTACTAGTTCTCCGACATGTCCAGTTACAATGTTAAAAAGGTACCTTGAGGCAGCAGATCTTGTAGAGTCTTCCGAAGATTACATGTTTAGACAACTGTGTTATTGTAAACGTAAATCAAAATACAAATTGAAAGGAAAATCTCCGCTCTCCTACACTAGAGCTAGAGAAATATTCCTGGAAAAATTAAAGTTCATCGGTGAAGATACTTCCAAAATCGGACTGCACAGTTTTCGCTCAGGGGGAGCCAGTGCTGCGGCTAACGCCGGTGTACCAGACAGACTATTTAAAAGACACGGTCGCTGGGCTTCGGAGACAGCTAAAGACGGTTATGTGAAAGACGATATAAATTCATTACTCCTAGTGTCAGCGAATTTgggaatttgaatgtttttggtTGCGGCATCTGTTGGAAGTAAAgttggtttgcatcaacaggccCGTTCTTTTATATCGAGGCGCGGTAGACAGCACCCTGTATTACGAGTATGTTGTACTTGGTAAATAATTTATGTTCGTTTGAGCGAAGCGAATTAGAACATAAATAAATTTATCTAGGGTAAATACGGTAGTTAAAGCCGATCACCGTGGATGCAGCACGAGAAGTTGTGCTTGTTTAGTCACGTGACAGAAGGTTACAAGGTGGGACGAAGACATTGTTTCGTCACTCGAGGTCTACGCGTTGCTCAGGTGAGTAGCTTTGccttggttttcatgtttttattgggGGAAAAGGCCACTGGGCTGTGTTGCAAATGTAGGCCACTGGGCCGTGTTAAGCCACTGGGCTGTTGCAAATGTAGGCCACTGGGCCGTGTTAAGCCACTGGGTCGTATTATACATTTACGACTATGGACAGTGTGTATGAAGTATGGTGCTGTTTCACTGAGGATGAGCAGAGGTTAAAAGAAGGAAATGCCGTATATACACAGGGACTGCTGACAGGCATACAGTCAAGGACCCAACAGCGACGAATCTTATGGAGCGGAACGATCACTGTTTTAAGTTAAGTATGCTTCATGTTCAGGCAGGCAATTCTTGTGTAGGCTCGAACGTGTAGTAACGTTTCTTGGTACTTGCAAAAGTTTAAGGTGATGATTGTTTATTTTACCGAATACTTAGTAAATCGGaggtttattttttattttttcttcacTTGGATGTGTCTGTCATCTTTAAAGCTAATATCGTAATCTATGAAGTTTCAAGTAAAATTGGTGCACCTTATTTCAGAAGCAGTTCAGATCTGGGATGATTCATCTTGGATGTGAAGAAGGCCGTGCTTTAAGCTGATACGTTTACCAGGTGGATATGATAATGCTTCTTCGCTATTCTCAAGGACTGTATCATAACGTGCGTTCATCTTCAGCAGATTCCAGGATATATATTGTGTGGAGACCTGGCTTTAcagctgttgttttgtttactaCTGAAGGCTATCCAGTTGGATCGCATATGGAAGATGCCTGCAGACTTTCGCGTTTGTCGTATGCCGTCGTCTCCGATACGGTTTGATGTGCTTTTacattgtaaattttgaaataaacctACTCGCTCTCGAGGCGCGGTAGACAGCACCCTGTATTACGAGTATGTTGTACTTGGTAAATAATTTATGTTCGTTTGAGCGAAGCGAATTAGAACATAAATATCAGTCCTGTGATCGCGTGGTTATGACTCAAAATCCAAAAAACACAGTTGTGAAATATCCGTTGTGAACTGAGCCCTATCTTCCCAGATAAAATAAGCAATGTTTATAATGCCTGCAAACTGCAGCCGGAATGTGCATCTGCACAGTACCGGGTTAATTATGACAAATGTTATCTGAATGTGTTAAGTATAGGAGGATGAACGAGCCAGTCGACTGCAGCAGTCAAGATAACGACCTCACATCCTCCTTGAAATACTGAACTTGTTGTCTATCTGGATACCTGTGTCCTAGTCACAAGACATGCGAAAGAATTTGTGTTGTGAGAATTGACTTGCATAATGCGTACACACACATCTTGGAATGCTAGCAATGGAAACAAAGAACAGCTGGTATATTTGATGAATATGGTTTCCTTACAGACTGACGATACAGATGCAGCATCTCTTGCCAAAAGCATCAGCTACAGCTACAGAGGTCTTGCTGACTTTGTCTCGGGACAGGCATGCTACTTTATGTTTACATACGTCTGTGTAATAACAAATCCTGTCACATCGTCTTGTCTTATTATATATCCAGCGAACAAAACATGGTAGTGGTGATATACATCAACAGATCACATATAACACATCAATGGTTACGTAATTCCCCTAACTGATGCTGATGGTCCTTAGTGTATTCCTGTGTGGCACTAGGTATATCTGAAGTCAGATCGAAGACCCTCTGGCACCGACGGTCAACAGTTTCCCGAGGTGTTATTTCTTGACTTTGTTTTCTCCAGCCAATACTGCTAATGCACACTTCAAGCAAGCTGTAGTGTTATAAATGCTACCGTGCTGTGTTACGGACGAG includes the following:
- the LOC137277173 gene encoding integrase/recombinase xerD homolog, with the protein product MSLLSYAGFFRFSEVVNIKRNDITFEKGYISIFLRTSKTDVYRDGRTVLISVTSSPTCPVTMLKRYLEAADLVESSEDYMFRQLCYCKRKSKYKLKGKSPLSYTRAREIFLEKLKFIGEDTSKIGLHSFRSGGASAAANAGVPDRLFKRHGRWASETAKDGYVKDDINSLLLVSANLGI